Proteins from one Orenia marismortui DSM 5156 genomic window:
- the rpsJ gene encoding 30S ribosomal protein S10: protein MAQQAADKIRIRLKAYEHQLLDNSAKKIVETAKRTGADVSGPVPLPTKKEVFTILRSPHVNSKSREQFEMRTHKRLIDIKDPTPKTVDSLMRLDLPAGVDIEIKL from the coding sequence ATGGCTCAACAAGCTGCAGATAAAATTAGAATTAGGTTGAAAGCTTATGAACATCAACTTTTAGATAATTCAGCAAAGAAAATTGTTGAAACAGCTAAAAGAACAGGGGCTGATGTTTCAGGACCAGTTCCATTGCCTACAAAAAAAGAGGTGTTTACAATTTTACGTTCACCTCATGTAAATAGTAAATCAAGAGAGCAATTTGAGATGAGAACTCATAAAAGATTAATAGACATTAAAGATCCAACACCTAAGACGGTTGATTCTTTAATGAGATTGGATTTACCAGCTGGTGTTGATATAGAAATTAAATTATAA
- the rpsL gene encoding 30S ribosomal protein S12, producing the protein MPTINQLIRKGRKKVEKKKGARALEGSPQKRGVCTRVYTTTPKKPNSALRKVARVRLTNGKEVTAYIPGIGHNLQEHSVVLVRGGRVKDLPGVRYTIVRGALDTAGVEDRRKGRSKYGVKKPRG; encoded by the coding sequence ATGCCAACTATTAACCAATTAATCCGTAAAGGTAGAAAGAAAGTTGAAAAGAAGAAAGGTGCTAGAGCTCTAGAAGGATCTCCTCAAAAGAGAGGTGTTTGTACAAGGGTTTATACAACTACACCTAAAAAACCTAACTCAGCTTTGAGAAAGGTTGCTCGTGTTCGTTTGACTAATGGAAAAGAAGTTACAGCTTATATTCCAGGAATTGGTCACAATTTACAAGAACACTCTGTAGTATTAGTAAGAGGTGGTCGTGTTAAAGATTTACCTGGTGTTAGATATACTATAGTTCGTGGTGCTTTAGATACTGCTGGTGTTGAAGATAGAAGAAAAGGTCGTTCTAAATATGGCGTTAAAAAGCCTAGAGGCTAA
- the rpsG gene encoding 30S ribosomal protein S7, whose product MRKNRAQTRETTPDPIYNSKLVSRFINAIMLDGKKSLAENIFYDSMELVAQKTEEEPMEVLKAALNNVMPVLEIKSRRVGGANYQVPVEVSNRRRVTLGLRWIVNSSRDRNERTMVERFANEIIDAYNEEGGAVRKKEEVHRMAEANKAFAHYRW is encoded by the coding sequence ATGCGTAAAAATAGAGCTCAAACAAGAGAAACAACTCCTGATCCAATTTATAATAGTAAGTTAGTGAGTCGTTTTATTAATGCTATTATGTTAGATGGGAAAAAAAGTTTAGCAGAAAATATTTTCTATGACTCAATGGAATTAGTAGCTCAAAAGACTGAAGAAGAGCCAATGGAAGTTCTAAAAGCAGCATTAAACAATGTTATGCCGGTTTTAGAAATTAAAAGTAGACGTGTTGGTGGAGCTAACTATCAGGTACCTGTTGAGGTTAGTAACAGAAGAAGAGTTACATTAGGATTAAGATGGATTGTTAATTCTTCTAGAGACCGTAATGAAAGAACTATGGTTGAAAGATTTGCAAATGAAATTATTGATGCTTATAATGAAGAAGGTGGAGCAGTAAGAAAGAAAGAAGAAGTACATCGTATGGCTGAAGCTAATAAAGCTTTTGCACATTATAGATGGTAA
- the rpsS gene encoding 30S ribosomal protein S19, with protein MGRSVKKGPFVDRKLLAKVEEMNESGKKKVIKTWSRSSTIFPQMLGHTIAVHDGRKHVPVYITEDMVGHKLGEFAPTRIFRGHGDKTERSTALK; from the coding sequence TTGGGTCGTTCAGTAAAAAAGGGGCCATTTGTAGATAGGAAACTATTAGCAAAGGTCGAAGAAATGAATGAGTCTGGTAAGAAAAAGGTAATAAAAACTTGGTCAAGAAGTTCAACTATTTTTCCACAAATGCTAGGGCATACTATTGCTGTACATGATGGAAGAAAACATGTTCCGGTATATATCACTGAAGATATGGTTGGACATAAATTAGGTGAATTTGCACCAACTAGAATATTTAGAGGACATGGAGATAAGACTGAAAGATCTACAGCACTTAAATAG
- the rplC gene encoding 50S ribosomal protein L3: MKGILGRKVGMTQVFNEAGEVVPVTVVEAGPCPVVQKKTEEVDGYTAVQLGFVDKKANKANKAQKGHFEKYGVDNKKYIREFRIEGAENLEPGDEVKVDTFATGDKIDVTGISKGKGFAGTVKRWNFNTGPKSHGSRNYRRPGSIGAGSDPARVFKGKKMSGHMGHEKVTVQNLEVVKVDTEKNLLLIKGAVPGPKKGLLTIRETVK; encoded by the coding sequence ATGAAAGGTATATTAGGAAGAAAAGTTGGTATGACTCAAGTGTTTAATGAAGCTGGAGAAGTTGTACCTGTAACGGTTGTTGAAGCAGGACCTTGTCCTGTAGTGCAAAAGAAAACTGAAGAAGTGGACGGATATACTGCTGTTCAATTAGGCTTTGTTGATAAAAAAGCTAATAAAGCTAATAAAGCTCAAAAAGGTCATTTTGAAAAGTATGGTGTTGATAATAAAAAATATATTCGTGAGTTTAGAATTGAAGGAGCAGAAAACTTAGAGCCAGGTGATGAGGTGAAAGTAGATACTTTTGCTACAGGTGATAAGATAGATGTAACTGGAATTTCTAAAGGTAAAGGTTTTGCTGGTACAGTTAAGAGATGGAATTTCAATACTGGACCAAAAAGCCATGGTTCTAGAAACTATAGAAGACCAGGTTCTATCGGTGCTGGTTCTGATCCTGCAAGAGTATTTAAAGGTAAAAAAATGTCTGGACATATGGGACACGAGAAAGTAACAGTTCAAAACTTAGAAGTTGTTAAAGTTGATACCGAAAAGAATTTATTACTAATTAAAGGTGCTGTCCCTGGACCTAAAAAAGGTTTATTAACTATTCGCGAAACAGTAAAATAG
- the rpmC gene encoding 50S ribosomal protein L29, translating into MKAKELRNLTNEELEQKLDELKEELFNLRFQNATVQLDNPVRIREVKRSIARVKTILNERELGINQA; encoded by the coding sequence GTGAAAGCTAAGGAATTAAGAAACTTAACTAACGAAGAGTTAGAGCAAAAGTTAGATGAACTAAAAGAAGAGCTATTTAACTTACGTTTTCAGAATGCTACTGTTCAGTTAGATAACCCAGTACGAATTCGTGAAGTTAAACGATCAATAGCTCGTGTTAAGACTATTTTAAATGAACGTGAACTTGGTATTAATCAAGCGTAA
- the rplB gene encoding 50S ribosomal protein L2, with protein sequence MAIKKFKPTTPSRRYMTVESFDEITTNQPEKSLLKPLKKTGGRNSNGRITVRHRGGGHKRMYRVIDFKRDKDGIPAKVATIEYDPNRSARIALLHYVDGEKRYIIAPRGLQVGDEIISGPEADIKTGNALPLESIPVGTIIHNVELKPGKGAQLVRSAGSEAQLMAKEGKYANIQLPSGEMRLVSIKCRATIGQVGNVEHENITIGKAGRNRWLGRRPSVRGTAMNPHDHPHGGGEGKKAAGRHPVTPWGQPTIGKKTRKKKASDKMIVRSRHAKRKRK encoded by the coding sequence ATGGCTATTAAGAAATTTAAGCCAACTACACCGTCAAGAAGATATATGACAGTGGAAAGTTTTGATGAAATTACAACAAATCAGCCAGAAAAATCTCTTCTTAAACCACTTAAGAAGACTGGTGGACGTAATTCTAATGGTCGAATCACTGTGCGTCACCGTGGTGGAGGCCATAAGAGAATGTATAGAGTTATTGATTTCAAAAGAGATAAAGATGGAATCCCAGCTAAAGTAGCTACAATAGAGTACGATCCAAATAGATCTGCTCGAATTGCTTTGTTACATTATGTTGATGGAGAAAAAAGATATATTATTGCACCAAGAGGATTGCAGGTAGGGGATGAAATTATTTCTGGTCCTGAAGCTGATATAAAAACGGGAAATGCATTACCTCTAGAAAGTATTCCGGTAGGTACTATAATTCATAATGTTGAACTTAAGCCAGGAAAAGGAGCGCAGCTAGTCCGTTCTGCTGGATCTGAGGCTCAGTTAATGGCTAAAGAAGGTAAATATGCAAATATTCAATTGCCTTCTGGCGAAATGAGATTAGTAAGTATCAAATGTAGAGCTACTATTGGTCAAGTAGGTAATGTAGAACATGAAAATATTACTATTGGTAAAGCTGGTAGAAATAGATGGTTAGGTCGTAGACCTAGTGTTCGTGGTACTGCAATGAACCCTCATGATCATCCACATGGTGGTGGAGAAGGTAAAAAGGCTGCTGGTAGACATCCAGTTACACCTTGGGGTCAGCCTACTATTGGTAAGAAAACTCGTAAGAAAAAGGCTTCTGACAAGATGATTGTTCGTAGTCGTCATGCTAAGCGTAAGAGAAAATAA
- the rpsC gene encoding 30S ribosomal protein S3 — MGQKINPHGLRVGVVKDWDAKWYADKEDYADLLHEDLEIRDHIKTAMYDAGISRIVIERAANRIKVNIHTARPGMVIGKGGSEVNKLRSDLEGLTNKQVQVNVVEVKKPDQDAQLVAENIAEQMENRVSFRRAMKQSINRAMRQRGVEGIKVSCAGRLGGADMARTEGYSEGSVPLHTLRADIDYGFAEANTTYGKIGVKVWIYKGEILPDIDED, encoded by the coding sequence ATGGGTCAAAAGATAAATCCACACGGTCTTAGAGTTGGTGTAGTAAAAGACTGGGATGCAAAATGGTATGCGGACAAAGAAGATTATGCCGATTTATTACATGAAGATTTAGAAATTAGAGATCATATTAAGACTGCTATGTATGATGCTGGTATTTCTCGTATTGTAATTGAGAGAGCTGCTAATAGAATTAAAGTAAATATTCACACTGCTAGACCAGGAATGGTAATCGGAAAAGGTGGATCTGAAGTAAATAAATTAAGATCTGACTTGGAAGGTTTAACAAATAAACAAGTTCAAGTAAATGTTGTTGAAGTTAAGAAACCTGATCAAGATGCGCAATTAGTTGCTGAAAATATTGCTGAGCAAATGGAAAACAGAGTATCTTTCCGAAGAGCTATGAAGCAATCTATTAATCGTGCAATGCGTCAAAGAGGCGTTGAAGGTATTAAGGTTTCATGCGCTGGTCGTTTAGGTGGTGCTGATATGGCGCGTACTGAAGGTTATAGTGAAGGTAGTGTTCCTTTGCATACTTTACGTGCTGATATTGATTATGGATTTGCAGAAGCGAATACAACTTATGGAAAAATTGGAGTTAAAGTTTGGATTTATAAAGGTGAGATCTTACCTGATATTGATGAAGATTAA
- the fusA gene encoding elongation factor G: protein MPRQFPLKRTRNIGIMAHIDAGKTTATERILFYTGRVHKIGETHDGASQMDWMEQEKERGITITSAATTCQWDDHRINIIDTPGHVDFTVEVERSLRVLDGAVGVFCSVGGVEPQSETVWRQADKYNVPRIAFVNKMDRTGADFYNVLEMMDDRIAANPVAIQIPIGKEDTYKGSIDLVKMEAIVYDEELGINFEIEEIPAELQDKAEEYRELLIEKLADVDEEIMMKYLEGEEITEEEIKSAIRKGTLGNEFTPVLCGTALKNKGIQPLLDAVVEYLPSPVDIPPVKGIKPRTEEEVTRHADDEAPFSALAFKIMTDPYVGKLAFFRVYSGVLEAGSYVYNSTQEQKERVGRILQMHANKREERDEVYAGDLAAAVGLKNTGTGDTLCDQDDQIILESMEFPEPVISVAIEPKTQKDSDKLGESLQKLAEEDPTFTVKTDEETGQTIISGMGELHLDVIVDRLTREFGVDANIGEPQVAYRETFTKKAEIEGKFIRQSGGRGQYGHVIMEIEPLDPGSGFEFEDNIVGGAVPRDYISSVEEGAREALENGVLAGYPMVDVKVALNDGSYHEVDSSEMAFKIAASMAVKDGAKKAKPVILEPIMAVEVTTPEEYMGDVIGDLNSRRGQVEGMEQRGNAKIIKAAVPLSEMFGYATVLRSNTQGRAQYVMQMDHYDKVPASIAEEIVSKTQ, encoded by the coding sequence GTGCCCAGACAATTTCCGTTAAAAAGAACTAGAAATATTGGAATTATGGCACATATTGATGCTGGTAAAACTACAGCAACTGAACGTATTTTGTTCTATACAGGGCGTGTGCATAAGATTGGGGAAACTCATGATGGTGCTTCTCAAATGGACTGGATGGAACAAGAAAAAGAACGTGGTATTACAATTACTTCTGCTGCAACAACTTGTCAGTGGGATGATCATAGAATTAACATTATAGATACGCCTGGACACGTGGACTTTACTGTTGAGGTAGAAAGATCATTAAGAGTTCTAGATGGGGCTGTTGGTGTATTTTGTTCTGTTGGTGGTGTAGAACCACAATCTGAAACAGTATGGAGACAGGCTGATAAATATAATGTTCCAAGAATTGCTTTTGTAAACAAGATGGATAGAACTGGTGCAGATTTTTACAATGTATTAGAAATGATGGATGATAGAATTGCTGCTAATCCAGTAGCTATTCAAATTCCAATTGGTAAAGAAGACACATATAAAGGTTCTATTGATCTAGTTAAAATGGAAGCTATTGTTTATGATGAAGAATTAGGAATTAATTTCGAAATAGAAGAAATTCCTGCTGAGTTACAAGATAAAGCGGAAGAATATAGAGAGCTTTTAATTGAAAAACTTGCAGATGTTGATGAAGAAATTATGATGAAATACCTAGAAGGGGAAGAAATTACTGAAGAAGAGATAAAGTCAGCTATCCGTAAAGGTACCCTTGGTAATGAATTCACACCTGTTCTTTGTGGTACAGCTTTAAAGAACAAAGGAATTCAACCTTTACTAGATGCGGTTGTTGAATATTTACCGTCTCCTGTAGATATTCCTCCTGTAAAAGGTATTAAACCTCGTACTGAAGAGGAAGTTACTCGACATGCAGATGATGAGGCCCCATTCTCAGCTTTAGCATTTAAGATTATGACTGACCCTTATGTTGGTAAGTTAGCTTTCTTTAGAGTTTACTCAGGGGTGTTGGAAGCAGGTTCTTATGTATACAACTCTACACAAGAACAAAAAGAGAGAGTTGGACGTATATTACAGATGCATGCTAATAAGCGTGAAGAAAGAGATGAGGTTTATGCAGGAGATTTAGCTGCTGCAGTAGGCCTTAAAAATACTGGAACAGGAGATACTTTATGCGATCAAGATGATCAAATCATCTTGGAATCTATGGAATTCCCTGAACCGGTTATTTCTGTAGCTATTGAACCTAAAACTCAAAAAGATAGTGATAAATTAGGTGAATCATTACAAAAATTAGCTGAAGAGGATCCAACTTTTACTGTTAAAACAGACGAAGAAACTGGTCAAACAATTATCTCTGGAATGGGTGAATTACACTTAGATGTAATTGTTGATCGTTTAACTAGAGAATTTGGTGTTGATGCTAATATTGGTGAACCTCAAGTAGCTTATAGAGAAACATTTACTAAGAAAGCTGAAATCGAAGGTAAGTTCATCCGACAATCTGGTGGTCGTGGTCAATATGGACACGTAATTATGGAAATTGAACCATTAGATCCAGGTTCAGGATTTGAGTTTGAAGATAACATCGTTGGTGGAGCTGTTCCTAGAGACTACATTAGCTCAGTTGAAGAAGGAGCAAGAGAGGCTTTAGAAAATGGTGTTTTAGCTGGATATCCAATGGTTGATGTTAAAGTTGCATTAAATGATGGTTCTTATCATGAAGTTGACTCCTCTGAAATGGCATTTAAAATTGCTGCTTCTATGGCGGTTAAAGATGGAGCTAAGAAAGCTAAGCCTGTTATATTAGAACCTATTATGGCGGTTGAAGTTACAACTCCTGAAGAGTATATGGGAGATGTAATTGGAGACTTAAACAGTCGTCGTGGTCAAGTAGAAGGTATGGAACAAAGAGGTAATGCTAAGATTATTAAAGCTGCAGTTCCTTTATCTGAAATGTTTGGTTATGCAACTGTTTTACGTTCTAATACACAAGGCCGTGCTCAATATGTAATGCAAATGGATCATTATGATAAAGTTCCAGCTAGTATAGCTGAAGAAATTGTTTCAAAAACTCAATAA
- the rplX gene encoding 50S ribosomal protein L24 codes for MSKSKLHVKKGDKVKVIAGKDKGKEGEILKSFPKASRVIVKGVNIIKKHVRPTQDNPQGGIVEKEAPIHSSNVMLVCEKCGDASRAGKKVLDSGEKVRFCKSCGEDID; via the coding sequence ATGTCTAAATCTAAGTTACATGTAAAGAAAGGCGACAAAGTAAAAGTTATAGCTGGAAAAGATAAAGGGAAAGAAGGGGAAATTCTAAAATCTTTTCCTAAAGCAAGTCGTGTAATCGTTAAAGGTGTTAATATTATTAAAAAACATGTAAGACCGACTCAAGATAATCCACAAGGCGGAATTGTAGAAAAAGAGGCACCTATTCATAGTTCTAATGTAATGTTAGTATGCGAAAAGTGCGGAGATGCTTCTAGAGCTGGTAAAAAAGTTTTAGATAGCGGTGAAAAAGTTCGTTTCTGCAAAAGCTGTGGAGAAGATATAGATTAA
- the rplV gene encoding 50S ribosomal protein L22: MEAKAIAKRVRISPRKARLVIDLVRGKEIGEAFGVLRNTPNKAAGIIEKLLNSAVANAENNHGMIADELYISEAYVDEGPTMKRYKPRAMGQASPINKRTSHLTIKVAEKKEG, encoded by the coding sequence ATGGAAGCTAAAGCTATCGCGAAACGTGTTCGGATTTCCCCAAGAAAAGCAAGATTAGTAATTGACTTAGTAAGGGGCAAAGAAATTGGTGAAGCTTTTGGTGTTCTAAGAAATACACCTAATAAAGCAGCTGGAATTATCGAAAAATTATTAAATTCTGCTGTAGCCAATGCTGAAAATAATCATGGCATGATTGCTGATGAGTTATATATATCTGAAGCTTATGTAGATGAGGGACCAACAATGAAAAGATATAAGCCAAGAGCGATGGGGCAAGCAAGTCCTATTAATAAAAGAACAAGCCATTTAACTATTAAAGTGGCAGAAAAAAAGGAGGGATAA
- the rpsQ gene encoding 30S ribosomal protein S17, translated as MTERSDQKERVGIVVSDKMDKTVVVAVERKTQHPLYKRVITRTSKFKAHDESNECREGDKVKIIETRPISKHKNWAVKEIVERAE; from the coding sequence ATGACTGAGCGTAGTGATCAAAAAGAGAGAGTGGGAATAGTTGTTAGTGACAAAATGGATAAGACTGTTGTTGTTGCTGTAGAAAGAAAAACACAACATCCTCTATATAAACGTGTAATTACTAGAACATCTAAGTTCAAAGCTCATGATGAGAGTAATGAGTGTAGAGAGGGAGATAAGGTAAAAATTATTGAAACTCGTCCAATTAGTAAACATAAGAATTGGGCAGTTAAAGAAATCGTTGAAAGAGCTGAATAG
- the rplW gene encoding 50S ribosomal protein L23 has product MKDPRDIIIAPHISERSMMDMEEKGWYTFKVALKSNKTEIKSAIEEIFDVAVEKVTTNRMPGKKRRMGYTQGRTPKWKKARVKLAEGDRIEIFEGV; this is encoded by the coding sequence ATGAAAGATCCTCGGGACATTATTATTGCGCCTCATATTTCAGAAAGAAGTATGATGGACATGGAAGAAAAAGGTTGGTATACTTTTAAGGTTGCTTTAAAATCTAACAAAACAGAAATTAAAAGTGCTATTGAAGAAATTTTTGATGTTGCTGTTGAAAAAGTAACTACAAATCGTATGCCTGGAAAGAAAAGAAGAATGGGATATACTCAGGGAAGAACGCCTAAATGGAAGAAAGCTAGAGTTAAGTTAGCTGAAGGCGATCGTATTGAAATATTCGAAGGTGTTTAA
- the rplN gene encoding 50S ribosomal protein L14 — MIQQESRLKVADNTGARELLCIKVLGGSKKRYASIGDIIVATVKEAIPNGMVKKGDVVKAVIVRTKNETRRKDGSYISFDENAAVIIDKNNEPKGTRIFGPIARELRDNNFTRIISLAPEVL; from the coding sequence GTGATTCAACAAGAATCCAGATTGAAAGTAGCAGATAACACAGGAGCTAGAGAATTACTTTGTATTAAAGTATTAGGTGGTTCTAAGAAAAGATATGCTTCTATTGGTGATATTATTGTTGCTACAGTTAAAGAAGCTATCCCTAATGGTATGGTTAAAAAGGGTGATGTTGTAAAAGCTGTTATTGTACGGACTAAAAATGAAACTAGAAGAAAAGATGGTTCATATATTAGTTTTGATGAAAATGCAGCTGTAATTATTGATAAGAATAATGAACCTAAAGGAACACGTATCTTTGGACCAATTGCTCGTGAATTGAGAGATAACAACTTTACAAGAATTATTTCTTTAGCACCTGAGGTACTTTAA
- the rplD gene encoding 50S ribosomal protein L4, whose protein sequence is MPELALYNIDGQKSGNVDLKDEVFNVEVNEHVVHEAVVAQLAAKRTGTAKTKTRGEVAGGGRKPWRQKGTGRARHGSIRSPLWVGGGTTFGPQPRKYKKRLPKKVKKLAVKSALTVKLEEENLVIIDKFDFSAPKTKEMVSILDKFGVANDKVLVVIEEKNDNIYKSARNIPGVRVVTPNKVTVYDVLNSKKVIMTQDAVAKVEEVLA, encoded by the coding sequence ATGCCTGAGTTAGCTTTATATAATATTGATGGTCAAAAATCAGGAAATGTTGATTTGAAAGATGAAGTTTTTAACGTAGAAGTAAATGAGCATGTAGTTCATGAAGCTGTTGTTGCACAATTAGCAGCTAAACGTACTGGAACTGCTAAGACTAAAACAAGGGGAGAAGTTGCTGGTGGTGGACGTAAACCTTGGAGACAAAAAGGAACAGGTCGTGCACGACATGGAAGTATTAGATCTCCTCTTTGGGTAGGTGGTGGAACTACTTTTGGACCACAACCTCGTAAATATAAGAAGAGACTTCCTAAAAAAGTAAAGAAATTAGCTGTTAAGTCTGCACTAACAGTTAAATTAGAGGAAGAAAACTTAGTTATTATTGATAAGTTTGATTTTTCAGCACCAAAAACAAAAGAAATGGTATCTATTCTAGATAAATTTGGTGTAGCTAATGATAAAGTTTTAGTAGTAATTGAAGAAAAGAATGATAATATTTATAAATCAGCTCGTAATATTCCAGGTGTAAGAGTTGTAACACCTAATAAAGTAACTGTTTATGATGTTCTAAATAGCAAAAAAGTAATCATGACTCAAGATGCAGTTGCTAAAGTTGAGGAGGTGCTAGCATAA
- the rplP gene encoding 50S ribosomal protein L16, giving the protein MLIPKRVKHRKQHRGRMKGKAQRGNKVTFGDYGLQALEPAWINNRQIEAARIAITRKIKRGGKVWINIFPDKPVTAKPAETRMGSGKGAPEHWVAVVKPGRVMFELGGVDEELARDAMRLAAHKLPIKTKFVKREEMDGESSES; this is encoded by the coding sequence ATGCTAATACCAAAGCGTGTTAAACACAGAAAGCAGCATCGTGGACGGATGAAAGGTAAAGCTCAAAGGGGTAACAAAGTTACTTTTGGTGATTATGGTTTACAAGCTTTAGAACCTGCTTGGATTAACAATCGTCAGATTGAAGCAGCAAGAATTGCTATTACACGTAAAATAAAACGTGGAGGTAAGGTTTGGATTAATATCTTCCCTGATAAACCTGTAACTGCTAAACCTGCTGAAACAAGAATGGGTAGTGGTAAAGGAGCTCCAGAACATTGGGTTGCTGTTGTAAAACCTGGTCGTGTAATGTTTGAACTTGGTGGTGTTGATGAAGAACTTGCTCGAGATGCTATGAGACTGGCGGCACATAAACTACCTATCAAAACTAAATTTGTAAAACGGGAAGAAATGGATGGTGAAAGCAGTGAAAGCTAA
- the tuf gene encoding elongation factor Tu, whose amino-acid sequence MAKEKFERTKPHVNIGTIGHVDHGKTTTTAAITKVLSKGVGGSNFEDIDNAPEERERGITIATSHVEYETENRHYAHVDCPGHADYVKNMITGAAQMDGGILIVSAADGPMPQTREHLLLGRQVGIPKIVVFLNKADMVDDEELIELVEMEVRELMNEYEFDGDEAPVVVGSALKALEDPSSEWGEKIIELMDAVDEYIPTPERDTDKEFLMPVEDVFSITGRGTVATGRVEQGVIKVGDEVEIVGIKDTETTTVTGVEMFRKMMDEAQAGDNIGALLRGVKREDIERGQVLAKPGSITPHTKFKAEVYVLSKEEGGRHTPFFDGYKPQFYFRTTDVTGSINLPEGVEMVMPGDNIEMEGSLISPIAMDEGLRFAIREGGRTVGAGVVTEIIE is encoded by the coding sequence ATGGCAAAAGAAAAGTTTGAAAGAACGAAACCTCATGTTAATATTGGTACAATCGGTCACGTAGACCATGGGAAGACAACAACAACAGCTGCAATTACAAAGGTATTATCAAAGGGTGTAGGTGGATCTAACTTTGAAGATATCGATAATGCACCAGAAGAAAGAGAAAGAGGAATTACAATTGCAACTTCTCACGTAGAGTATGAGACAGAAAATCGTCACTATGCTCACGTTGATTGTCCAGGACATGCTGATTATGTAAAGAATATGATTACAGGAGCAGCACAAATGGATGGAGGAATCTTGATCGTATCAGCTGCTGATGGTCCAATGCCTCAAACAAGAGAGCATTTATTATTAGGACGTCAGGTAGGAATTCCTAAAATAGTAGTATTCTTAAATAAAGCAGATATGGTTGATGACGAAGAGTTAATCGAATTAGTAGAGATGGAAGTAAGAGAATTAATGAATGAATATGAATTTGATGGAGATGAAGCTCCAGTAGTAGTTGGATCTGCGCTTAAAGCTTTAGAAGATCCAAGTAGTGAATGGGGAGAAAAGATCATCGAATTAATGGATGCAGTAGATGAGTATATCCCAACTCCAGAAAGAGATACAGACAAAGAATTCTTAATGCCTGTAGAGGACGTATTCAGTATTACTGGACGTGGAACAGTAGCTACAGGTCGTGTAGAGCAAGGTGTAATTAAAGTTGGAGATGAAGTAGAAATCGTAGGAATCAAAGATACTGAAACTACAACTGTAACAGGAGTAGAAATGTTCCGTAAGATGATGGATGAAGCGCAAGCTGGAGACAACATTGGAGCATTATTAAGAGGTGTAAAAAGAGAAGACATCGAACGTGGACAGGTATTAGCTAAGCCTGGAAGCATTACTCCACATACTAAGTTTAAAGCAGAGGTTTATGTATTAAGTAAAGAAGAAGGTGGACGTCATACTCCATTCTTTGATGGATATAAGCCACAGTTTTATTTCAGAACAACAGATGTAACTGGTAGTATTAACTTACCAGAAGGTGTAGAAATGGTAATGCCAGGAGACAACATTGAAATGGAAGGAAGCTTAATTTCTCCGATCGCGATGGATGAAGGGTTAAGATTCGCTATTCGTGAAGGTGGAAGAACTGTTGGTGCTGGTGTTGTTACTGAAATTATTGAATAA